A region from the Chanodichthys erythropterus isolate Z2021 chromosome 5, ASM2448905v1, whole genome shotgun sequence genome encodes:
- the lbh gene encoding protein LBH isoform X3, with protein sequence MTDVMISATPMDDMRLSPSKDRLTFQIFPDPSDFERCCKLKDRLPSIVVEPTEGEVESGELRWPPEEFLVSEEDEEEEEEEDLQNGQMQNSQH encoded by the exons ATGACTGACGTGATGATCAGCGCCACACCGATGGACGACATGAGGCTCAGTCCCAGCAAAGACCGGCTCACCTTCCAG ATCTTTCCGGATCCGTCCGACTTCGAGCGCTGCTGCAAGCTGAAGGACCGCCTGCCGTCCATCGTGGTGGAGCCGACGGAGGGCGAGGTGGAGAGCGGAGAGCTGCGCTGGCCGCCCGAGGAGTTCCTGGTGAGCGAGGAGgacgaggaggaagaggaggaggaagaccTGCAGAACGGACAGATGCAGAACTCTCAGCATTAG
- the lbh gene encoding protein LBH isoform X1 — MLLLRKRLPCKRLCAQRLKRAAMTDVMISATPMDDMRLSPSKDRLTFQIFPDPSDFERCCKLKDRLPSIVVEPTEGEVESGELRWPPEEFLVSEEDEEEEEEEDLQNGQMQNSQH, encoded by the exons ATGTTGTTGCTCAGAAAGCGATTACCGTGCAAACGCCTGTGCG CTCAGCGTCTGAAGCGTGCCGCGATGACTGACGTGATGATCAGCGCCACACCGATGGACGACATGAGGCTCAGTCCCAGCAAAGACCGGCTCACCTTCCAG ATCTTTCCGGATCCGTCCGACTTCGAGCGCTGCTGCAAGCTGAAGGACCGCCTGCCGTCCATCGTGGTGGAGCCGACGGAGGGCGAGGTGGAGAGCGGAGAGCTGCGCTGGCCGCCCGAGGAGTTCCTGGTGAGCGAGGAGgacgaggaggaagaggaggaggaagaccTGCAGAACGGACAGATGCAGAACTCTCAGCATTAG
- the lbh gene encoding protein LBH isoform X2 encodes MKAQRLKRAAMTDVMISATPMDDMRLSPSKDRLTFQIFPDPSDFERCCKLKDRLPSIVVEPTEGEVESGELRWPPEEFLVSEEDEEEEEEEDLQNGQMQNSQH; translated from the exons ATGAAAG CTCAGCGTCTGAAGCGTGCCGCGATGACTGACGTGATGATCAGCGCCACACCGATGGACGACATGAGGCTCAGTCCCAGCAAAGACCGGCTCACCTTCCAG ATCTTTCCGGATCCGTCCGACTTCGAGCGCTGCTGCAAGCTGAAGGACCGCCTGCCGTCCATCGTGGTGGAGCCGACGGAGGGCGAGGTGGAGAGCGGAGAGCTGCGCTGGCCGCCCGAGGAGTTCCTGGTGAGCGAGGAGgacgaggaggaagaggaggaggaagaccTGCAGAACGGACAGATGCAGAACTCTCAGCATTAG
- the larp7 gene encoding la-related protein 7, whose translation MIDTEIPSGGHADCANLSEKKESEKKKRSRVKQLLADVKKQVEFWFSDVNLHKDKFLKNMIEQSRDGYIDISVLTSFNRMKKMTTDVKLIARALANSAVVEVNLEGTHVRRKDPLGGSPKDVDSRTVYVELLPKTVTHVWLERVFSKCGNVVYVSIPRYKTTGDPKGFAFVEFETEEQAQNAIEMLNNPPEDAPRKPGLFPKTHNRKPIPFDAVLMKDDEEDGKKKRSRNGGAAEEMEVNKTDGEGASETNELKTQLPMENPVTSKNAEKKRRRSCSFDASAGEGQDEVPSKMRKVEKEGEMKVLSSESKIEEQLDAEKKDDSVLKAKRKRKKKLKERLKIGEEVIPLRVLSKKEWLDLKQEYLTLQKHCMAHLKQSVSQINQKTKENNSNASVKKEPSSGPKFESGVIVKISSNQPLPCKRSIKDLLSEASAVAYVDILDGDVEGHVRFKSPEDAQAVITARSEFQKKHNWNLELLSGDHEQRYWQKILVDRQAKLNSPREKKCGREKLISKAEKIIITRTKEASKHIFFDE comes from the coding sequence atgaTAGACACAGAGATTCCCTCAGGAGGACATGCAGACTGTGCAAACCTCAGCGAGAAGAAAGAAAGCGAGAAAAAGAAGAGATCTCGTGTGAAACAACTGCTGGCTGATGTGAAGAAGCAGGTTGAGTTCTGGTTTAGTGATGTGAACCTTCACAAGGACAAATTCCTGAAAAATATGATCGAACAGTCACGTGATGGATATATTGACATTTCTGTGTTGACATCGTTCAATCGAATGAAAAAAATGACTACGGATGTCAAATTGATAGCCAGAGCTCTTGCAAATTCAGCAGTAGTAGAGGTAAATCTTGAGGGAACTCATGTACGACGAAAGGACCCTCTTGGTGGAAGCCCAAAAGATGTGGACAGCCGCACAGTTTATGTGGAGCTCTTGCCAAAGACAGTCACTCACGTTTGGCTCGAGCGAGTGTTTAGCAAGTGTGGAAATGTGGTTTATGTTAGTATCCCCAGGTACAAGACCACAGGAGACCCCAAAGGGTTTGCGTTTGTGGAGTTTGAGACGGAAGAACAAGCGCAGAATGCTATTGAGATGCTGAACAATCCTCCGGAAGATGCTCCGAGGAAGCCAGGACTCTTCCCTAAGACCCATAACAGAAAGCCTATCCCGTTTGATGCTGTGCTGATGAAAGATGATGAAGAGGATGGCAAGAAAAAAAGATCTCGAAACGGCGGTGCTGCTGAAGAAATGgaagtaaataagacagacggAGAAGGAGCGTCCGAGACAAATGAGCTGAAGACGCAGTTGCCAATGGAAAACCCTGTCACAAGCAAGAATGCTGAGAAGAAAAGACGAAGATCCTGCAGTTTTGATGCATCAGCTGGAGAAGGACAAGATGAGGTGCCATCCAAAATGAGAAAAGTCGAAAAGGAGGGGGAGATGAAAGTTTTGTCATCTGAGAGCAAGATTGAAGAACAGTTAGACGCAGAGAAGAAAGATGATTCGGTTTTGAAGGCcaagaggaagagaaagaaGAAGCTCAAGGAGAGATTGAAAATAGGCGAAGAGGTCATCCCGCTTCGAGTCCTCTCAAAAAAAGAGTGGTTGGACCTGAAGCAGGAGTACCTGACGTTGCAGAAGCACTGCATGGCCCATCTGAAGCAGTCAGTCTCTCAGATCAACCAGAAGACTAAAGAGAATAACAGCAATGCTTCAGTTAAGAAAGAGCCGTCTTCTGGCCCCAAGTTTGAGAGTGGAGTCATCGTCAAGATTAGCTCTAACCAGCCCCTGCCGTGCAAGAGGAGCATCAAGGATTTGCTGTCTGAGGCGTCCGCTGTGGCTTATGTTGACATTCTCGATGGAGATGTGGAGGGTCACGTTCGCTTCAAGAGCCCTGAAGATGCGCAGGCGGTCATCACAGCCCGATCGGAGTTTCAGAAGAAGCACAACTGGAACCTTGAACTGCTCTCGGGTGACCATGAGCAGAGGTACTGGCAGAAGATTCTGGTGGACCGACAAGCAAAGCTGAACAGTCCTAGAGAAAAAAAGTGTGGGAGAGAAAAGCTCATTTctaaagctgagaaaatcatcATCACTCGGACCAAGGAGGCAAGCAAGCACATcttctttgatgaataa